From the genome of Nomia melanderi isolate GNS246 chromosome 14, iyNomMela1, whole genome shotgun sequence, one region includes:
- the LOC116428970 gene encoding NACHT and WD repeat domain-containing protein 2 isoform X2, translated as MDEATVDSIFAGSLKSLPAVSSKIVRIFTSSTFTDTAMERNTLMAQCYPKLKDYCREKHGLEFQVVDMRWGVRDEATDDHMTTELCMREIENCQRLSMGPNFVVFLGQKYGYRPIPTYVLSSELEMLRTELESQGMDVSLLDRWYKKDSNAVPPTSILQPISSILKNFNNKRIPKLQQEDQAIWWDTMVKMQKLFRKGAQSLFNSGKFDKDTMHNYFMSVTEREVINGILNVKNTKNHCLAYVRYINNINLQNLRKASLFLDIANRSLDNEAAKLLANLRDERLPEKIETTNHQSYTVEWIGREGLDPETHSEYLQHFITHFYRNIVKLVDRAMRKEDSSAQGQIITEILQHLHACNNSVKVFYGREDTLERIKEYMLGDSDKPLVLYGEGGCGKTSLLAKSAGLTSSAWLTGKKPINIIRFLGTTPDSSALTPTLISICQQISYNFMLPFDEIPDDLVPLTAYFKYLLTLATKEQPILLFLDSVDQLTGVQGNKLSWLPTRLPSNCKMMLSCAAEESNPVISRDYQLLRRMIDTEENFIEVVALGEDLAMDVIRMWMKTAHRDLNNYQWRLVANAISKCSLPIFVKLVFAEICRWRSYTKPADTHLTSTVMDSIMMLFERIEKQHGKILVFHALAYITAAKSGLSESELEDLISLDDKVLDDVYQYHLPPVRRIPPLLWTRIRNDLPNYLSEREADGVSVLNWYHRQFRDAAKERYFKNMNMAMYFHSMIADYYLGIWGGGRPKPFKYTEIQRHRFNLADKEGIADRKVPEQPLAFYSKEGTITRYNLRKFGELPFHLVRSRRFNDLFENVLFNYEWLHAKLSSCPLQAVLSDFEDACTFIENQNIVRELMLVADALRLGGAILGSHPDMLAPQLIGRLLPEIGGNVNVKMLLRACDNDGAKNCALLPVYHCLHTPGGPLKYSLEGHQFAVFGFCLTSDYRHVVSISNRFITWDLSTSDMTRDVNPGVEGIMQNLVLSPDNRYAAAFTTNNQSVVLNTLTSEFVTIDNPLPNEDPVCGVHLMNQYFFVYGKLGWCRFDLRGNLLETHTNPEDSNKWPILHVDHSTLDEYRIVFWSGNIEDTSMMLHTYRKKGSLEPLSLHSVLAMTNDKKVLYACTVNTDNRVTKYTCDETSSQWEKVFDMPRAYNDDVEYLLQLKLDREEEILLATSANGFVVWFLENKSDAYVLMLPNGVRNISTRMMCSNSIMVSSTKNYAVAGVRKNLYVWSLETSELVKILDAHFARIIQLEALTVGNWNCVVTSSIDRSVKVWNINNIFEQVHVIDRHELQVDMISLAEECNLAAIVTRDCVGIWDLQTGKLISKLADSPLGAIVTHACMTHDGKYVVSTESGNVLIWNRITEQVLFKEEQQHVKQLTLIENSTKFIAISRPKNPAGVESMKAIATLFMRTIPDGKTTFSFQYTVRSQTGTPFRNVVITSDNAFLIAPAADKGSRDCIMIYNAKTGVLINKIPIKLPGFKDIVGITPMPNKPQWVGIIGTDKGTILDINKKKFIRTIPKWSGNISKDGKYTLYAPSRGGLELLELKKGTSVKTYIPKVAEGVFTVISMFNRTDEYVLYYHSGRKTIRVFRSSDCEMIANYRVQAELSAIDSTYDGKSIVLGTVDGCVSVLAIMDPKKEEMKEYVSNLPSRDEDWKKKTEKQRAAIKFKAAARIARVTHDLSSIVRGANITETIEELDENTE; from the exons ATGGATGAAGCAACCGTTGACTCGATCTTCGCGGGGTCTTTGAAGTCCCTTCCCGCCGTCAGCTCAAAAATCGTCAGGATATTTACTAGCTCCACCTTCACCg ataCCGCGATGGAACGTAACACGCTGATGGCCCAATGCTACCCTAAACTTAAGGACTACTGTAGGGAGAAACATGGATTAGAGTTTCAG GTGGTAGATATGAGATGGGGCGTGAGGGATGAAGCAACCGACGATCATATGACGACGGAACTTTGCATGAGGGAAATAGAAAATTGCCAGAGACTTTCCATGGGTCCGAATTTCGTG GTTTTCCTCGGGCAAAAGTATGGTTACCGCCCCATTCCGACATACGTGCTCAGTTCTGAATTGGAAATGTTGCGAACGGAATTGGAGAGTCAGGGAATGGACGTTAGTCTCCTGGACAGATGGTACAAAAAAGACAGTAACGCGGTGCCACCGACAAGCATCCTGCAACCGATATCGTCCATCTTGAAGAACTTCAACAATAAA aGGATACCCAAGCTGCAGCAAGAGGACCAGGCAATCTGGTGGGACACCATGGTGAAAATGCAGAAACTGTTCAGGAAAGGCGCGCAATCTCTTTTCAATTCGGGGAAATTCGACAAAGACACGATGCACAATTATTTCATGTCTG TGACCGAACGAGAAGTGATCAATGGTATCCTGAACGTTAAGAACACGAAAAACCATTGCCTCGCCTATGTCAGGTAcataaacaatatcaatctacagaACTTAAGAAAAGCCAGTCTCTTCCTGGACATAGCGAACAGAAGTTTAGACAACGAAGCCGCCAAGTTGCTGGCGAACCTGAGGGACGAAAGACTTCCGGAGAAAATCGAGACAACGAATCACCAAAG CTACACCGTGGAATGGATCGGACGAGAAGGTTTAGACCCGGAAACCCACAGCGAGTATCTCCAGCACTTCATAACTCACTTTTACCGAAACATAGTGAAACTCGTGGACCGTGCAATGAGGAAAGAGGACAGTTCCGCGCAGGGACAGATCATAACGGAAATTCTGCAGCATTTGCACGCTTGCAACAATTCCGTGAAG GTCTTCTACGGACGGGAAGACACTTTGGAAAGGATCAAAGAGTACATGTTAGGGGACAGCGACAAGCCCCTGGTTTTATACGGCGAAGGCGGATGCGGCAAGACGTCTCTGTTAGCAAAGAGCGCCGGGTTGACGAGCAGCGCGTGGCTCACCGGGAAAAAGCCAATCAACATAATCCGATTTCTTGGCACTACCCCGGATAGCAGTGCCCTGACGCCTACATTGATCTCTATTTGTCAACAG ATCTCCTACAACTTCATGCTACCCTTTGATGAAATCCCGGACGACCTGGTGCCGCTGACCGCctactttaaatatttactaactCTGGCCACGAAAGAGCAACCGATTCTCTTGTTTCTGGACAGCGTCGACCAGCTGACTGGAGTGCAAGGGAATAAATTATCCTGGCTACCGACCAGACTTCCGAGCAACTGCAAG ATGATGCTGTCTTGCGCCGCTGAAGAATCGAACCCAGTGATCTCTCGGGATTATCAGCTGCTACGCAGAATGATAGACACGGAGGAGAACTTCATCGAAGTGGTGGCCTTAGGGGAGGATTTAGCGATGGATGTGATAAG GATGTGGATGAAAACGGCGCACAGGGATCTAAACAATTACCAGTGGCGTCTGGTGGCGAACGCGATATCCAAATGTTCCCTGCCCATTTTTGTGAAACTGGTCTTCGCGGAGATTTGCCGATGGAGGAGCTACACGAAACCAGCCGATACTCACTTGACCAGCACCGTGATGGACAGCATCATGATGCTGTTCGAAAGAATAGAGAAGCAGCATGGAAAGATTCTGGTGTTCCACGCGTTGGCCTACATCACCGCGGCGAAATCGGGTTTATCGGAGTCGGAATTGGAAGACCTGATCTCGTTAGACGACAAAGTGCTAGACGATGTCTATCAGTACCATCTACCCCCTGTCCGGCGAATCCCGCCCCTGCTCTGGACCAGGATAAGGAACGATTTGCCTAACTACTTGAGCGAAAGGGAAGCCGACGGCGTAAGTGTCCTGAACTGGTACCACAGACAGTTCAGAGACGCTGCGAAGGAAAGGTACTTCAAGAACATGAACATGGCGATGTACTTCCATTCGATGATCGCCGATTACTACCTTGGCATCTGGGGAGGAGGACGTCCGAAGCCGTTCAAATACACCGAGATCCAAAGACACCG ATTCAACCTAGCGGACAAAGAAGGCATCGCGGACAGAAAAGTGCCGGAACAACCGCTGGCATTCTACTCGAAGGAAGGAACGATCACCAGATACAACCTCAGAAAG TTCGGCGAGCTGCCGTTTCACCTGGTCAGATCGCGGCGATTCAACGATCTCTTCGAGAACGTCTTATTCAATTACGAATGGCTGCACGCGAAGCTTAGTTCTTGCCCGTTGCAAGCCGTACTATCGGACTTCGAGGACGCGTGCACCTTTATCGAGAATCAGAACATCGTCAG AGAGCTGATGCTGGTCGCCGACGCGCTCAGATTAGGGGGTGCGATTCTGGGCTCTCACCCGGACATGCTCGCGCCTCAATTAATCGGTCGATTGTTGCCAGAAATAGGGGGCAACGTCAACGTGAAGATGCTGCTCAGAGCTTGCGATAACGACGGCGCGAAGAACTGCGCCCTGCTACCTGTCTATCATTGTCTGCACACACCTGGGGGACCTTTGAAA TACTCGCTGGAGGGTCATCAGTTCGCCGTGTTCGGCTTTTGTCTGACTTCCGACTACCGACACGTGGTCTCGATATCCAACAGGTTTATCACCTGGGACCTGAGCACCAGCGACATGACCAGAGACGTTAATCCCGGTGTCGAAGGAATCATGCAGAATCTGGTTCTGAGTCCCGACAACAGATACGCGGCTGCGTTTACAACTAACAATCAG AGTGTCGTGTTGAACACTTTAACCAGCGAATTCGTTACTATCGATAATCCTCTGCCAAACGAGGATCCAGTGTGCGGGGTTCATTTGATGAATCAGTACTTTTTCGTCTACGGGAAGCTGGGCTGGTGCAGATTCGATCTTAGAGGGAATTTACTAGAGACCCACACGAACCCCGAGGATTCCAATAAATGGCCAATCTTGC ATGTGGATCATTCGACTTTAGACGAATACAGAATTGTATTCTGGTCTGGGAATATCGAAGATACCTCCATGATGTTGCACACTTATAGAAAAAAAGGATCTTTGGAACCTTTGAGTTTGCATAG TGTCCTGGCGATGACTAATGATAAAAAGGTTCTCTATGCTTGCACGGTTAACACTGATAACCGAGTGACCAAGTATACTTGCGACGAAACGTCCTCGCAATGGGAAAAGGTCTTCGACATGCCTAGAGCTTACAACGACGACGTCGAGTACTTGTTGCAATTGAAATTAGACAGAGAGGAGGAAATTCTTTTGGCTACCAGTGCCAATGGTTTCGTCGTTTGGTTCTTGGAGAATAAGAGCGACGCGTACGTTTTGATGTTACCAAACGGAGTGCGGAACATCAGCACGCGAATGATGTGCTCCAATTCGATAATGGTCAGTAGTACCAAGAATTATGCTGTTGCCGGTGTCAG GAAAAACTTGTACGTTTGGAGCTTGGAGACGTCGGAGTTAGTGAAGATACTGGATGCCCACTTTGCCAGGATTATTCAACTGGAAGCGCTAACAGTTGGCAATTGGAATTGTGTGGTCACGTCGAGCATAGACAGAAGTGTTAAAGTATGGAATATAAACAACATTTTCGAACAAGTTCATGTGATAGATAGACACGAGCTACAAGTTGATATGATAAG TTTAGCAGAAGAGTGTAACTTGGCTGCAATAGTTACTAGAGACTGTGTGGGAATCTGGGACTTGCAAACTGGAAAGTTGATTTCAAAGTTAGCCGACAGCCCTTTAGGGGCTATTGTTACACATGCTTGTATGACACACGATGGCAA ATATGTTGTTTCAACAGAGTCGGGCAATGTATTAATTTGGAATAGAATTACCGAGCAAGTGTTGTTCAAAGAAGAGCAGCAACATGTGAAACAACtaacattaattgaaaattccacCAAGTTTATAGCAATCTCCAGGCCTAAGAACCCAGCTGGAGTAGAAAGTATGAAGGCTATTGCAACACTATTTATGAGAACAATCCCTG ATGGGAAaacaacattttcatttcaatatacaGTTAGAAGTCAAACAGGTACACCTTTCAGAAATGTTGTGATAACATCTGATAATGCATTTCTGATTGCACCAGCAGCTGATAAAGGCAGCAGAGATTGTATTATGATTTACAATGCAAAAACGGGTGTACTGATAAATAAAATCCCTATTAAATTACCTGGATttaaa GATATTGTGGGCATAACTCCCATGCCTAATAAACCACAATGGGTAGGCATAATTGGAACAGATAAAGGCACCATTCTGGatataaataagaagaaatttattcGTACTATTCCAAAATGGAGTGGAAATATTAGCAAGGATGGAAAATATACTTTATATGCACCTAGCAG AGGCGGATTGGAACTTCTTGAGTTAAAGAAAGGTACTAGTGTTAAAACTTATATTCCCAAAGTAGCAGAGGGAGTGTTCACTGTAATATCCATGTTCAACCGCACAGatgaatatgttttatattatcataGCGGAAGAAAAACTATCCGTGTATTTAG ATCATCGGATTGTGAGATGATAGCAAATTATAGAGTTCAAGCAGAGTTAAGTGCAATCGACAGTACTTATGATGGTAAGAGTATAGTCTTAGGTACAGTTGATGGATGTGTATCAGTGCTAGCTATAATGGATCCCAAAAaggaagaaatgaaagaatatgtatCAAACTTACCATCTCGTGATGAAGAT TGGAAAAAGAAAACGGAGAAACAACGAGCAGCAATTAAATTCAAAGCTGCTGCTCGAATTGCACGGGTAACTCACGATTTAAGTTCAATTGTGCGAGGTGCAAACATTACCGAGACAATTGAGGAATTAGACGAGAATACCGAATGA
- the LOC116428970 gene encoding NACHT and WD repeat domain-containing protein 2 isoform X1, which yields MDEATVDSIFAGSLKSLPAVSSKIVRIFTSSTFTDTAMERNTLMAQCYPKLKDYCREKHGLEFQVVDMRWGVRDEATDDHMTTELCMREIENCQRLSMGPNFVVFLGQKYGYRPIPTYVLSSELEMLRTELESQGMDVSLLDRWYKKDSNAVPPTSILQPISSILKNFNNKRIPKLQQEDQAIWWDTMVKMQKLFRKGAQSLFNSGKFDKDTMHNYFMSVTEREVINGILNVKNTKNHCLAYVRYINNINLQNLRKASLFLDIANRSLDNEAAKLLANLRDERLPEKIETTNHQSYTVEWIGREGLDPETHSEYLQHFITHFYRNIVKLVDRAMRKEDSSAQGQIITEILQHLHACNNSVKVFYGREDTLERIKEYMLGDSDKPLVLYGEGGCGKTSLLAKSAGLTSSAWLTGKKPINIIRFLGTTPDSSALTPTLISICQQISYNFMLPFDEIPDDLVPLTAYFKYLLTLATKEQPILLFLDSVDQLTGVQGNKLSWLPTRLPSNCKMMLSCAAEESNPVISRDYQLLRRMIDTEENFIEVVALGEDLAMDVIRMWMKTAHRDLNNYQWRLVANAISKCSLPIFVKLVFAEICRWRSYTKPADTHLTSTVMDSIMMLFERIEKQHGKILVFHALAYITAAKSGLSESELEDLISLDDKVLDDVYQYHLPPVRRIPPLLWTRIRNDLPNYLSEREADGVSVLNWYHRQFRDAAKERYFKNMNMAMYFHSMIADYYLGIWGGGRPKPFKYTEIQRHRFNLADKEGIADRKVPEQPLAFYSKEGTITRYNLRKVNENVRVLYSTHSSASRFQFGELPFHLVRSRRFNDLFENVLFNYEWLHAKLSSCPLQAVLSDFEDACTFIENQNIVRELMLVADALRLGGAILGSHPDMLAPQLIGRLLPEIGGNVNVKMLLRACDNDGAKNCALLPVYHCLHTPGGPLKYSLEGHQFAVFGFCLTSDYRHVVSISNRFITWDLSTSDMTRDVNPGVEGIMQNLVLSPDNRYAAAFTTNNQSVVLNTLTSEFVTIDNPLPNEDPVCGVHLMNQYFFVYGKLGWCRFDLRGNLLETHTNPEDSNKWPILHVDHSTLDEYRIVFWSGNIEDTSMMLHTYRKKGSLEPLSLHSVLAMTNDKKVLYACTVNTDNRVTKYTCDETSSQWEKVFDMPRAYNDDVEYLLQLKLDREEEILLATSANGFVVWFLENKSDAYVLMLPNGVRNISTRMMCSNSIMVSSTKNYAVAGVRKNLYVWSLETSELVKILDAHFARIIQLEALTVGNWNCVVTSSIDRSVKVWNINNIFEQVHVIDRHELQVDMISLAEECNLAAIVTRDCVGIWDLQTGKLISKLADSPLGAIVTHACMTHDGKYVVSTESGNVLIWNRITEQVLFKEEQQHVKQLTLIENSTKFIAISRPKNPAGVESMKAIATLFMRTIPDGKTTFSFQYTVRSQTGTPFRNVVITSDNAFLIAPAADKGSRDCIMIYNAKTGVLINKIPIKLPGFKDIVGITPMPNKPQWVGIIGTDKGTILDINKKKFIRTIPKWSGNISKDGKYTLYAPSRGGLELLELKKGTSVKTYIPKVAEGVFTVISMFNRTDEYVLYYHSGRKTIRVFRSSDCEMIANYRVQAELSAIDSTYDGKSIVLGTVDGCVSVLAIMDPKKEEMKEYVSNLPSRDEDWKKKTEKQRAAIKFKAAARIARVTHDLSSIVRGANITETIEELDENTE from the exons ATGGATGAAGCAACCGTTGACTCGATCTTCGCGGGGTCTTTGAAGTCCCTTCCCGCCGTCAGCTCAAAAATCGTCAGGATATTTACTAGCTCCACCTTCACCg ataCCGCGATGGAACGTAACACGCTGATGGCCCAATGCTACCCTAAACTTAAGGACTACTGTAGGGAGAAACATGGATTAGAGTTTCAG GTGGTAGATATGAGATGGGGCGTGAGGGATGAAGCAACCGACGATCATATGACGACGGAACTTTGCATGAGGGAAATAGAAAATTGCCAGAGACTTTCCATGGGTCCGAATTTCGTG GTTTTCCTCGGGCAAAAGTATGGTTACCGCCCCATTCCGACATACGTGCTCAGTTCTGAATTGGAAATGTTGCGAACGGAATTGGAGAGTCAGGGAATGGACGTTAGTCTCCTGGACAGATGGTACAAAAAAGACAGTAACGCGGTGCCACCGACAAGCATCCTGCAACCGATATCGTCCATCTTGAAGAACTTCAACAATAAA aGGATACCCAAGCTGCAGCAAGAGGACCAGGCAATCTGGTGGGACACCATGGTGAAAATGCAGAAACTGTTCAGGAAAGGCGCGCAATCTCTTTTCAATTCGGGGAAATTCGACAAAGACACGATGCACAATTATTTCATGTCTG TGACCGAACGAGAAGTGATCAATGGTATCCTGAACGTTAAGAACACGAAAAACCATTGCCTCGCCTATGTCAGGTAcataaacaatatcaatctacagaACTTAAGAAAAGCCAGTCTCTTCCTGGACATAGCGAACAGAAGTTTAGACAACGAAGCCGCCAAGTTGCTGGCGAACCTGAGGGACGAAAGACTTCCGGAGAAAATCGAGACAACGAATCACCAAAG CTACACCGTGGAATGGATCGGACGAGAAGGTTTAGACCCGGAAACCCACAGCGAGTATCTCCAGCACTTCATAACTCACTTTTACCGAAACATAGTGAAACTCGTGGACCGTGCAATGAGGAAAGAGGACAGTTCCGCGCAGGGACAGATCATAACGGAAATTCTGCAGCATTTGCACGCTTGCAACAATTCCGTGAAG GTCTTCTACGGACGGGAAGACACTTTGGAAAGGATCAAAGAGTACATGTTAGGGGACAGCGACAAGCCCCTGGTTTTATACGGCGAAGGCGGATGCGGCAAGACGTCTCTGTTAGCAAAGAGCGCCGGGTTGACGAGCAGCGCGTGGCTCACCGGGAAAAAGCCAATCAACATAATCCGATTTCTTGGCACTACCCCGGATAGCAGTGCCCTGACGCCTACATTGATCTCTATTTGTCAACAG ATCTCCTACAACTTCATGCTACCCTTTGATGAAATCCCGGACGACCTGGTGCCGCTGACCGCctactttaaatatttactaactCTGGCCACGAAAGAGCAACCGATTCTCTTGTTTCTGGACAGCGTCGACCAGCTGACTGGAGTGCAAGGGAATAAATTATCCTGGCTACCGACCAGACTTCCGAGCAACTGCAAG ATGATGCTGTCTTGCGCCGCTGAAGAATCGAACCCAGTGATCTCTCGGGATTATCAGCTGCTACGCAGAATGATAGACACGGAGGAGAACTTCATCGAAGTGGTGGCCTTAGGGGAGGATTTAGCGATGGATGTGATAAG GATGTGGATGAAAACGGCGCACAGGGATCTAAACAATTACCAGTGGCGTCTGGTGGCGAACGCGATATCCAAATGTTCCCTGCCCATTTTTGTGAAACTGGTCTTCGCGGAGATTTGCCGATGGAGGAGCTACACGAAACCAGCCGATACTCACTTGACCAGCACCGTGATGGACAGCATCATGATGCTGTTCGAAAGAATAGAGAAGCAGCATGGAAAGATTCTGGTGTTCCACGCGTTGGCCTACATCACCGCGGCGAAATCGGGTTTATCGGAGTCGGAATTGGAAGACCTGATCTCGTTAGACGACAAAGTGCTAGACGATGTCTATCAGTACCATCTACCCCCTGTCCGGCGAATCCCGCCCCTGCTCTGGACCAGGATAAGGAACGATTTGCCTAACTACTTGAGCGAAAGGGAAGCCGACGGCGTAAGTGTCCTGAACTGGTACCACAGACAGTTCAGAGACGCTGCGAAGGAAAGGTACTTCAAGAACATGAACATGGCGATGTACTTCCATTCGATGATCGCCGATTACTACCTTGGCATCTGGGGAGGAGGACGTCCGAAGCCGTTCAAATACACCGAGATCCAAAGACACCG ATTCAACCTAGCGGACAAAGAAGGCATCGCGGACAGAAAAGTGCCGGAACAACCGCTGGCATTCTACTCGAAGGAAGGAACGATCACCAGATACAACCTCAGAAAGGTAAACGAGAATGTTCGCGTACTATACTCGACTCATTCGTCGGCTTCCCGTTTTCAGTTCGGCGAGCTGCCGTTTCACCTGGTCAGATCGCGGCGATTCAACGATCTCTTCGAGAACGTCTTATTCAATTACGAATGGCTGCACGCGAAGCTTAGTTCTTGCCCGTTGCAAGCCGTACTATCGGACTTCGAGGACGCGTGCACCTTTATCGAGAATCAGAACATCGTCAG AGAGCTGATGCTGGTCGCCGACGCGCTCAGATTAGGGGGTGCGATTCTGGGCTCTCACCCGGACATGCTCGCGCCTCAATTAATCGGTCGATTGTTGCCAGAAATAGGGGGCAACGTCAACGTGAAGATGCTGCTCAGAGCTTGCGATAACGACGGCGCGAAGAACTGCGCCCTGCTACCTGTCTATCATTGTCTGCACACACCTGGGGGACCTTTGAAA TACTCGCTGGAGGGTCATCAGTTCGCCGTGTTCGGCTTTTGTCTGACTTCCGACTACCGACACGTGGTCTCGATATCCAACAGGTTTATCACCTGGGACCTGAGCACCAGCGACATGACCAGAGACGTTAATCCCGGTGTCGAAGGAATCATGCAGAATCTGGTTCTGAGTCCCGACAACAGATACGCGGCTGCGTTTACAACTAACAATCAG AGTGTCGTGTTGAACACTTTAACCAGCGAATTCGTTACTATCGATAATCCTCTGCCAAACGAGGATCCAGTGTGCGGGGTTCATTTGATGAATCAGTACTTTTTCGTCTACGGGAAGCTGGGCTGGTGCAGATTCGATCTTAGAGGGAATTTACTAGAGACCCACACGAACCCCGAGGATTCCAATAAATGGCCAATCTTGC ATGTGGATCATTCGACTTTAGACGAATACAGAATTGTATTCTGGTCTGGGAATATCGAAGATACCTCCATGATGTTGCACACTTATAGAAAAAAAGGATCTTTGGAACCTTTGAGTTTGCATAG TGTCCTGGCGATGACTAATGATAAAAAGGTTCTCTATGCTTGCACGGTTAACACTGATAACCGAGTGACCAAGTATACTTGCGACGAAACGTCCTCGCAATGGGAAAAGGTCTTCGACATGCCTAGAGCTTACAACGACGACGTCGAGTACTTGTTGCAATTGAAATTAGACAGAGAGGAGGAAATTCTTTTGGCTACCAGTGCCAATGGTTTCGTCGTTTGGTTCTTGGAGAATAAGAGCGACGCGTACGTTTTGATGTTACCAAACGGAGTGCGGAACATCAGCACGCGAATGATGTGCTCCAATTCGATAATGGTCAGTAGTACCAAGAATTATGCTGTTGCCGGTGTCAG GAAAAACTTGTACGTTTGGAGCTTGGAGACGTCGGAGTTAGTGAAGATACTGGATGCCCACTTTGCCAGGATTATTCAACTGGAAGCGCTAACAGTTGGCAATTGGAATTGTGTGGTCACGTCGAGCATAGACAGAAGTGTTAAAGTATGGAATATAAACAACATTTTCGAACAAGTTCATGTGATAGATAGACACGAGCTACAAGTTGATATGATAAG TTTAGCAGAAGAGTGTAACTTGGCTGCAATAGTTACTAGAGACTGTGTGGGAATCTGGGACTTGCAAACTGGAAAGTTGATTTCAAAGTTAGCCGACAGCCCTTTAGGGGCTATTGTTACACATGCTTGTATGACACACGATGGCAA ATATGTTGTTTCAACAGAGTCGGGCAATGTATTAATTTGGAATAGAATTACCGAGCAAGTGTTGTTCAAAGAAGAGCAGCAACATGTGAAACAACtaacattaattgaaaattccacCAAGTTTATAGCAATCTCCAGGCCTAAGAACCCAGCTGGAGTAGAAAGTATGAAGGCTATTGCAACACTATTTATGAGAACAATCCCTG ATGGGAAaacaacattttcatttcaatatacaGTTAGAAGTCAAACAGGTACACCTTTCAGAAATGTTGTGATAACATCTGATAATGCATTTCTGATTGCACCAGCAGCTGATAAAGGCAGCAGAGATTGTATTATGATTTACAATGCAAAAACGGGTGTACTGATAAATAAAATCCCTATTAAATTACCTGGATttaaa GATATTGTGGGCATAACTCCCATGCCTAATAAACCACAATGGGTAGGCATAATTGGAACAGATAAAGGCACCATTCTGGatataaataagaagaaatttattcGTACTATTCCAAAATGGAGTGGAAATATTAGCAAGGATGGAAAATATACTTTATATGCACCTAGCAG AGGCGGATTGGAACTTCTTGAGTTAAAGAAAGGTACTAGTGTTAAAACTTATATTCCCAAAGTAGCAGAGGGAGTGTTCACTGTAATATCCATGTTCAACCGCACAGatgaatatgttttatattatcataGCGGAAGAAAAACTATCCGTGTATTTAG ATCATCGGATTGTGAGATGATAGCAAATTATAGAGTTCAAGCAGAGTTAAGTGCAATCGACAGTACTTATGATGGTAAGAGTATAGTCTTAGGTACAGTTGATGGATGTGTATCAGTGCTAGCTATAATGGATCCCAAAAaggaagaaatgaaagaatatgtatCAAACTTACCATCTCGTGATGAAGAT TGGAAAAAGAAAACGGAGAAACAACGAGCAGCAATTAAATTCAAAGCTGCTGCTCGAATTGCACGGGTAACTCACGATTTAAGTTCAATTGTGCGAGGTGCAAACATTACCGAGACAATTGAGGAATTAGACGAGAATACCGAATGA